The sequence AGCGGCGTCCCGAGCACGGCCTGCAGCGTCCCGCGCAGCGCATCGCTGAAGTGCTCGTAGAGCTCGGCCAGCACGCTGTTGTGCGCGGCGGCCGCCACCGCGCGGTGAAAGCGCATGTCCGCCTCGATGAAGGCGGCCACCTCGCCGCTCTCCCAGGCCCGGCCGCGCTCCGCCAGCGCGCCGCGCAGCGCGGCAAGATCCTCGTCGGTACGGCGCTCGGCGGCATAGCGCGCGGCATCGCGCTCCAGGCTGGCCCGCACCTCGTACGCCTCCAGGCTCTCGGCCCGCCGCAGCCGCCGCTGGACGGCCGCGCCGAAGCCGCTGCCGGCGCGGACATAGGTCCCGTCGCCCTGCCGCGGCTCCAGCATCCCGGTGTGCACCAGCGCGCGCACCGCCTCCCGGACGGTGTTGCGCCCCACATCCAGCTGCTCCACCAGCACCGGCTCGGCGGGGATCTTCGTGCCGACCCCCCACTCG is a genomic window of Streptomyces sp. Edi2 containing:
- a CDS encoding FadR/GntR family transcriptional regulator, translated to MPLRSTARTSLVDLVIEQMERLIADGEWGVGTKIPAEPVLVEQLDVGRNTVREAVRALVHTGMLEPRQGDGTYVRAGSGFGAAVQRRLRRAESLEAYEVRASLERDAARYAAERRTDEDLAALRGALAERGRAWESGEVAAFIEADMRFHRAVAAAAHNSVLAELYEHFSDALRGTLQAVLGTPLPEAVRHQLDEHTALVDAIEARDAEAAERAALAHLTEAMNALREAAAEPGHRGSRTTTHPGDDAHA